The Fragaria vesca subsp. vesca linkage group LG2, FraVesHawaii_1.0, whole genome shotgun sequence genome includes a window with the following:
- the LOC101308433 gene encoding transmembrane protein 184C-like, producing the protein MGWRGILCSSFFLFTLVSSTRVGDMWPLNLSAESAAAISWPILSASMFVLVALFLSMYLIFEHLAAYNQPEEQKFLIGLILMVPVYALESFVSLLDSNAAFNWEAIRDCYEAFALYCFERYLIACLGGEKRTIEFMESQSIVDSSSPLLKEEYAYGVVEHPFPLNCFIRDWDLGPAFYHAVKVGIVQYMILKLICALLAMILQSFGVYGEGKFDWRYGYPYLAVVLNFSQTWALYCLVQFYSVIKDKLQPIKPLAKFLTFKSIVFLTWWQGIAVAFLFSMGAFKGSLAQELKTRIQDYIICIEMGVAAVVHLYVFPAVPYKRGERCVRNVAVMADYASLGAPPDPEEVRDCERSTRIHLQRHDEREKRLNFPQSVRDVIFGSGEIIVDDMKYTVSHVVEPVERGFAKINKTLHQISENVKRHEEQRRSAKDDSHVIPLSSWNREFSEVHENLVEGSISDSGLSSGRRQQTQSKASTSRARVGR; encoded by the exons ATGGGATGGAGGGGCATTTTATGTTCTTCCTTTTTCCTTTTCACTTTGGTCTCCTCCACCAGAGTAGGAGACATGTGGCCCCTCAATCTCAGTGCTGAATCTGCAGCAGCCATCAGCTGGCCAATCCTCAGTGCGAGCATGTTCGTACTAGTTGCACTTTTTCTCTCCATGTATCTTATCTTCGAGCACTTAGCCGCCTATAATCAGCCAGAG GAGCAGAAGTTTTTGATCGGGCTTATTCTGATGGTTCCTGTTTATGCGCTGGAATCA TTTGTGTCACTGTTGGACTCAAATGCTGCATTCAACTGGGAAGCAATCCGGGACTGCTACGAGGCTTTTGCATTATATTGTTTTGAGAGATACTTGATAGCCTGCTTAG GTGGTGAGAAGCGTACAATTGAATTTATGGAGAGTCAGAGCATAGTCGATTCCAGCAGTCCTCTTTTGAAAGAAGAATACGCATATGGAGTTGTTGAACATCCTTTCCCACTGAATTGCTTTATAAGAGACTGGGATCTTGGTCCGGCATTCTATCATGCCGTGAAAGTGGGTATAGTTCAGTAT ATGATACTGAAATTGATCTGCGCACTGCTAGCCATGATTCTTCAAAGTTTTGGTGTTTATGGAGAAGGAAAGTTTGACTGGAGATATGG CTACCCTTATTTGGCAGTTGTTCTTAATTTTAGTCAGACATGGGCCCTATACTGCCTTGTGCAGTTCTATTCTGTCATCAAGGACAAACTACAACCTATCAAACCACTGGCCAAGTTTCTAACTTTCAAGTCGATTGTATTCTTGACATGGTGGCAAGGAATTGCTGTTGCATTTCTTTTCTCGATGGGTGCCTTTAAAGGGTCCTTGGCGCAGGAGCTGAAAACTCGCATACAAGACTACATCATATGCATAGAG ATGGGTGTTGCTGCTGTGGTCCACCTATATGTCTTCCCGGCAGTACCTTACAAACGTGGAGAAAGATGTGTTCGCAATGTTGCTGTGATGGCTGACTATGCATCACTTGGAGCACCTCCTGATCCAGAGGAGGTTCGTGATTGTGAAAGATCAACTAGAATTCATCTACAACGGCATGATGAGAGAGAAAAGCGCTTGAATTTCCCTCAGAGTGTTCGTGACGTGATTTTTGGAAGTGGTGAAATT ATTGTTGATGACATGAAGTATACAGTTTCGCACGTGGTAGAGCCAGTCGAAAGAGGATTTGCAAAGATAAATAAAACTTTGCATCAGATATCTGAGAATGTAAAACGCCACGAGGAGCAGAGGAGGAGCGCCAAGGATGATAGTCATGTTATCCCCTTGAGTTCATGGAACAGAGAATTTTCTGAAGTCCATGAGAATCTTGTTGAAGGGAGTATCAGTGACAGTGGTCTGTCCAGTGGGAGGAGACAACAGACCCAGTCTAAAGCTTCAACATCTCGTGCAAGAGTAGGGAGATGA